A window of Candidatus Eremiobacteraceae bacterium genomic DNA:
CGCCGCAGGTGCGCGGTCGCGCGATCGCCGTCAGCCAAGCGATCACGTTCACCGCGGTGCCGGTGGTCGCGTTCATCGCCCAGTGGCTCGTTCCTCATTCTTGGTTCGGCTTGGAAGGCTGGCGCGTGGTCGCTCTCGCCGGTGGTGTGGGCGCGCTGACCGTCTGGCCGATAATTCGCGGGCTGCCCGAGTCGCCGCGGTGGCTAGCCGTGCGCGGGCGCGTCGGCGACGCCCTGCGTGAGCTTGCGCGCGTCGAGATGTTCGCCGGCGGTGCGTTGGCGAGCGACCAGTCGCAATTGCCGACTCTCGCGACAGAGGCTTCCATCGCGCCGGTCACCGCATCGCTTGGATGGTGGCGTGAGATGTGGAGCGCAGGCTATCGCAGCCGCAGCGCGATGTTGGTGGTCTTCAACTTTTTCCAGACGATCGGTTTCTACGGCTTTGCTTCGTGGGTGACGATATTGCTGTTCAACGAAGGCGTGAGTTTCGTCCACTCGCTGCAATACGTATTCTTGATCGCGCTCGCGGCGCCGGTCGGACCGCTTATCGCGATGCGCGCGGCGGAGCGTAGCGAACGAAAATGGCAGATCGTGGCCCTGGCCGCGGCGAGCGCGGTGCTCGGTTTGTCATTCGCAGCCATGCGCGTTCCGTGGGCCATCGTCTGCACCGGCCTCGCTCTGACGCTTGCGAACAACTGGTTCTCGTGCGCGTTCCACGCATACCAAGCCGAACTCTATCCGACGCGCATCCGCGCGCAGGCGGTGGGATTTGTCTATGCATGGAGCAGACTGAGCGCGGTTTTCGTCGGCTTTTGGATCGGCGCGATTCTGGCCGGATTCGGCCCACGCGCGGCGTTTGAGTTCATCGCAGTCGCAATGGCCGTCGCAGGCGGGATAGTAGCAGCCATCGGCCCTTTGACGAGAGGCCGACGGCTGGAGTCGCTGTCACCGTAGATCGTTGCGCGAAATCGCGCGCAGACTGGTTGGATTGTTACGCAGCGACCTTGCGGGGCACGGAGCGGTTTTCATCGAGATCGAGCAGGTCGGGCCACGTCGTGACGTCCGTCCGGTCGGGCGCGACTTTAGCGCGGAGGTCGAGGAAGTACTTCTCGCTGTCGGAGCCTTTGTCGGGCGACAGCTTCAAGTAGTCCTCATTGTAGGCGGCGATCTCGGCGGGCGACTTCTTCAGAAAGCGCTCGCGAAGTATGGCCAGGAGCTTGGCATCGTCGTTTGACGAAGCGAGCTTGGCGAATTCCTCATGGTCGACGCCGACGAATGCCAGCACCTTTTGATCCATGCCGCAATTGTAGTGATATTCGCCGACGGTGCCGGCGGCCGACGCGCGCGCTTTGTCGGTCGTCCGGGCCAGCATGACGATGCCGGCTAGGGAGAGATCCTTTACGCTGCGCGGGACAGTCTTTGTGAGATCCATTATCAGATATGATCCTTTCGAGAACACCTACGTACGTCTTATTATCTGTAAGTAGGCTATACTTTGTTACAGCGTCATTGTATACTAGTTGGAGGAATAAATAAAGTAGTATTTCGAAAGTGCTCTAGTATCTAATAAGATAGTGAGGCGTCCGTGAGTTACGAAACACAGCTGACCTGCCCGGTGCAGCGCACCATCGCGCTCATGGGCGACAAATGGAAGATCCTTGTGTTCATCGCGCTCAGCGACGGCGCACGTCGCTTCGGCCAGATCCAACGCGTCCTCGACGGGGTCACAGCGAAGGTATTAACGCGCCAACTTCGCGACCTCGAAAGGAACGGCTTCCTGTTGCGCACCGTCTTCGCCGAAGTGCCGCCGCGGGTGGAATATGAACTCACGGAGCTCGGCCGTAGCTTCTTGCCGATCGTGCAACAATTGAAGGAGTGGTCGGCGGCGCATGCGGACGAGCTGATGGCCCGCCACGAACTTATCAGCGCTTGACGCGGGATGGGCGCTTGCGAAGCGCTCCTTTTAGTTCGGCCATCGCTAGAGCGGCAAGCGCGGCCTCGTAGCCTTTATTCCCCCCGCCGGGATCCGCTTTCGTGTGCGACTTCGTGCCGCGCTTTTTTTTGCCCGCGCGGGCCCATGCCTGCGCCACCGTGTCGGTGGTGAGCACGCCGAAGATCACCGGAACGCCGGTCTCAAGTGCAATCCGCGCGATGCCACGCGCTGCTGCGCCGGCTACGTAGTCGAAATGCGGCGTTTCACCGCGGATGACGCATCCTAAACACACCACCGCGTCGTAGTCGCCCGATTCCGCGAGCCATTTCGCGGCGACCGGCAACTCGAAGGCGCCCGGCACCTGCGCGACGTCCACCTTCGCCTCATCGCCTGCGGCTTCGGAAAATCCGCGCAGCGCGCCGTCGAGCAACGCCGACGTGATCGGTTCGTTGAAGCGCGCCCGGACGATGGCAAAGCGCCGCTTCACTTCGTCCGGTCGGCTTCGGCCAGGAGATGGCCAAGCTTTTCTTCTTTGGTCCTCAAGTATCCTGAGTTGAACTCGTCGCGATCCATCACGAGCGGCACGCGTCCAGCCATGGTGAGGCCGTAGCCTTCCAGGCCGATGATCTTGCGCGGATTGTTCGTGATGATCTTCATCTCGCGCACGCCGAGATCGTGCAGTATCTGCGACCCGATCCCGTATTCGCGCTTATCGACGGGCAAGCCGAGTTTGAGATTGGCCTCGACCGTATCGGCGCCGCTGTCCTGCAACTCATACGCCCGCAGCTTGTTCGCAAGGCCGATCCCGCGGCCTTCTTGGTGCAGATATAAGAACACGCCGCGCTTGCGGTGCGCGATGATGGCCAGTGCTGCATCGCGCTGCGCCGCGCAGTCGCAACGTTTGCTGCCGAGCGCATCGCCGGTGAGGCATTCGGAGTGCACGCGCACGAGGACATCTTTGCCGTCGCCGATCTCGCCCATGACGAGCGCGACGTGACACGCACCGTCGAGCATCGACTCGTAACCGAACCCGCGGAACGCGCCGTGGATCGTGGGCAGGTCGAATTCGGCGATGCGCTTCACGAGCTTCTCGTGCCGCATGCGATACGCGATCAGATCTTTCACCGTGGCGAGTTTCAGGCCGTGCCGTGCGCCGAATCCCTCGAGCGCGGGCCGGCGCATCATCGATCCATCGTCATCGAGTATCTCGCAGATCACGCCGGCGGGATAGAGCCCGGCAAGGCGCGCAAGATCGACCGCCGCCTCGGTCTGGCCGGCACGCACGAGCACGCCGCCTTCGCGAGCGCGTAACGGGAATGTGTGGCCCGGACTCACGAAGTCGGCCGCCGTCGATGCCGGATCGAGCAGCGCGGCGACGGTGGCGGCGCGGTCGAACGCGGAGATGCCGGTGGTGGTGCGCCCGCGAGCCTCGATCGAAACGGTGAACGCCGTCTCGAACCGAGAGGTGTTCTCGTTGACCATCATGGGGATGTGCAGTTCGTCGAGGCGCTTACCGATGATCGACACGCAAATGAGTCCGCGGCCATATTTGGTCATGAAGTTGACCGCGTCGGGCGTGATCATCTGCGCGGCCATGGTGAGGTCGCCTTCATTCTCGCGGTCTTCATCGTCCATGACGATGACCATCTTGCCGGCGCGGATGTCGGCGATCGCGTCTTCGATCGGGCTGAGGGGCATATTCAGTTGCGATTCCGTAGGACGGCCGCCACGTAGCGGGCGACCGGGTCGGCTTCTATGTTCAACACATCTCCCGTGCGTTTCCGCCCCAGCGTTGTGCGTTTTAGCGTTTCGGGGATGAGCGCCACCGCAAAACCGGCTTCTTCCACCGCCGCAACGGTAAGGCTGATGCCGTCGAGCGCGACATAGCCTTTCTCGCACACGAGAGGCGCAAGCGCCGGTGGGATTGCGCACCACATGCGAACCCCCTGCCCTTCGGGCTCGATGCGAACGATGATCGTGGTCGCGTCGATGTGGCCGTAGACGAGATGCCCGTCCAACCTTTCTCCGACTTTCAGGCTCAATTCGAGATTGACATGGGCTCCGGCAGTGAGTTCTCCCAGATTGCTGCGCGCGAGCGTCTCCGGAATGACGTCAAAGTCGAGCACGGTGCTGTTGTGTGCCGCCATGGTGAGGCAGACTCCATTGACGGCGACACTGTCGCCCGGTGTAGGCGTCTCCTTGAGCCCGGCCGCGTCGACCGACAGGCGCACGCCGCCGTCGCGGCGTTGGACATCCACTACGGCGCCGAGTGCGCGGATCAATCCGGTGAAGATGTCGTCAGTCCTTTCGGCCGGTCATGTTCAGTCCTCGCGCGCGATATCGATCGACGCGATCTTGTGCGCGGACGCCACGCTGACGTCGATCGCGACGACCGAGCCTGCGTAGAAAGCTTCGTAAGAATAGATCTTAGTGCCGTGACGATACTGCCAACCGCGGTACACGAACCGTTCGGGCGACGCAGTCGCGCCGGCGCCGATGCAGGTTTGGCGCGCGACCGCCGGCGTCAGCACTGATGTTAGTTTGGGTGTGATCATACGGGGCTCGATGTGGCCCGCACACATTTGCGCGAGCAGGCGTTTGGTGGCGGACGTGATGGCGGCGTCTTCACCCGGCGCGGATCGCAGGTCGGCGGCTAGCTGTTCTGCAGTTGGCGAAACGAGCATCGCGAACAGCCGCTTCACGAAGAGATCTTCGTCAAATGGGTCGCCGTTGCTCAGTGCGACGATTTCAATGCCGTCGTCGGGAAACGTGGCGTTCACGCTTGCGAAGCCGACGTTGAATCCTTCGTGCGAGACCTCTCGATGCCCGTAGAGAGTGGAGAGATCGAGACCAAAGCCGTAGCCTCCGCGCGGTCCGTAGCCCACGCGCAACGGCGAGTGGGTCATCGCTTGCCACGATGCGGCATCGACAACATGGCCGTCGTCCAAGCCGGCATCCCATTTCACGAGGTCGAGCACCGAGGCGTTCACCGTGCCGTCGCCATAACCGAGATCGTCGGGCGTCTGCGGCGCGAGCACGATATTGCCGTCGTAGGTGTAACCGAGCGCGCCGTCCGGCTGCGACGCCGGAATCACGCGCGTGGACGCGTTGGTCATTTTCAGCGGATCGAAGATGCGCCGGGATACGAAGCTGGAATACGACGTGCCGCTGACCTGCTCGACGATCAACCCGAGAATCATGTAATTCGTGTTCGAGTACTCGAAGCGAGAACCGGGCGGGAAGTCGAGCGGCGCGGCGCGCACGAGATCGGCGAATTGTTTCGCTGTGGCGCGATGCGGAAGATCGTTGAGGTCGACGTAGTCTGGAATGCCGGATGTGTGGGTGAGCAGTTCGCTAAGCGTTATCTGCGCGCCATGGGCGAACTCCGGCAGGTAGCGGCTCAACTTGTCGTCGAGATTGAGTTTGCCTTCCTGTTGTAAGAGCATGATTGAGGCGGCGGTGAATTGTTTGGAATTGGATGCTATGTTGTAGACCGTGGTCGTATCTGCGGGAATTTGCTTCGCAAAGTCGCGGAAGCCGTATCCGCGCGCGTAGAGCACGTGACCCCGCCGCGCGATCGCGATCGACAATCCCGGCAGATGTTGGTGCATCATCGTCGCGTGAACGAGCGCATCCACGCGCCGTTGCGAATCGGATCCGAACACCGGCTGCGTCACGGGCATAGCCGCGAGCAGCGTCAGGGCGAGCACGACCGCTTGCATCTCAATTGCTCCCGTCTGCGTGAATCGGCGCAGTTTTCGTCGGCGTGGCAGTCACCAACAAATCAAGTCCGAGCATGGCGATGGAGTCGATGCGCAATCCCGTCCGGGTCGGCGTCCTCGTGGCTGTTGCGATCGCGGGTGCCAGCGTGGCGGAGCCGAGAATTTCGGGTGCTACGAGCCAGTAGACCCGACCGACGTGCGCACCCGCAAGCATGGCGGCGGCGATCGTGGGTCCACCCTCGCACAAGATGCTGATGATGCCGCGTTCGCC
This region includes:
- a CDS encoding DUF5069 domain-containing protein, producing the protein MDLTKTVPRSVKDLSLAGIVMLARTTDKARASAAGTVGEYHYNCGMDQKVLAFVGVDHEEFAKLASSNDDAKLLAILRERFLKKSPAEIAAYNEDYLKLSPDKGSDSEKYFLDLRAKVAPDRTDVTTWPDLLDLDENRSVPRKVAA
- the ribH gene encoding 6,7-dimethyl-8-ribityllumazine synthase; this translates as MKRRFAIVRARFNEPITSALLDGALRGFSEAAGDEAKVDVAQVPGAFELPVAAKWLAESGDYDAVVCLGCVIRGETPHFDYVAGAAARGIARIALETGVPVIFGVLTTDTVAQAWARAGKKKRGTKSHTKADPGGGNKGYEAALAALAMAELKGALRKRPSRVKR
- a CDS encoding riboflavin synthase, whose amino-acid sequence is MIRALGAVVDVQRRDGGVRLSVDAAGLKETPTPGDSVAVNGVCLTMAAHNSTVLDFDVIPETLARSNLGELTAGAHVNLELSLKVGERLDGHLVYGHIDATTIIVRIEPEGQGVRMWCAIPPALAPLVCEKGYVALDGISLTVAAVEEAGFAVALIPETLKRTTLGRKRTGDVLNIEADPVARYVAAVLRNRN
- a CDS encoding MFS transporter, whose protein sequence is MPVKLRRMTSIQTAAAVAARLDALPIGRRLYGLVARISVGGFFEAYDLFMLTYIALGMVHSGLFTATGFGPDGIPVFAGAGFTGMFLGTMLFGWVSDRFGRRAAFGWSLTWYSAFTVAMALASTALAVDVLRLFAGLGIGVQLITIDAYISELTPPQVRGRAIAVSQAITFTAVPVVAFIAQWLVPHSWFGLEGWRVVALAGGVGALTVWPIIRGLPESPRWLAVRGRVGDALRELARVEMFAGGALASDQSQLPTLATEASIAPVTASLGWWREMWSAGYRSRSAMLVVFNFFQTIGFYGFASWVTILLFNEGVSFVHSLQYVFLIALAAPVGPLIAMRAAERSERKWQIVALAAASAVLGLSFAAMRVPWAIVCTGLALTLANNWFSCAFHAYQAELYPTRIRAQAVGFVYAWSRLSAVFVGFWIGAILAGFGPRAAFEFIAVAMAVAGGIVAAIGPLTRGRRLESLSP
- a CDS encoding bifunctional 3,4-dihydroxy-2-butanone-4-phosphate synthase/GTP cyclohydrolase II, whose translation is MPLSPIEDAIADIRAGKMVIVMDDEDRENEGDLTMAAQMITPDAVNFMTKYGRGLICVSIIGKRLDELHIPMMVNENTSRFETAFTVSIEARGRTTTGISAFDRAATVAALLDPASTAADFVSPGHTFPLRAREGGVLVRAGQTEAAVDLARLAGLYPAGVICEILDDDGSMMRRPALEGFGARHGLKLATVKDLIAYRMRHEKLVKRIAEFDLPTIHGAFRGFGYESMLDGACHVALVMGEIGDGKDVLVRVHSECLTGDALGSKRCDCAAQRDAALAIIAHRKRGVFLYLHQEGRGIGLANKLRAYELQDSGADTVEANLKLGLPVDKREYGIGSQILHDLGVREMKIITNNPRKIIGLEGYGLTMAGRVPLVMDRDEFNSGYLRTKEEKLGHLLAEADRTK
- a CDS encoding serine hydrolase domain-containing protein, giving the protein MQAVVLALTLLAAMPVTQPVFGSDSQRRVDALVHATMMHQHLPGLSIAIARRGHVLYARGYGFRDFAKQIPADTTTVYNIASNSKQFTAASIMLLQQEGKLNLDDKLSRYLPEFAHGAQITLSELLTHTSGIPDYVDLNDLPHRATAKQFADLVRAAPLDFPPGSRFEYSNTNYMILGLIVEQVSGTSYSSFVSRRIFDPLKMTNASTRVIPASQPDGALGYTYDGNIVLAPQTPDDLGYGDGTVNASVLDLVKWDAGLDDGHVVDAASWQAMTHSPLRVGYGPRGGYGFGLDLSTLYGHREVSHEGFNVGFASVNATFPDDGIEIVALSNGDPFDEDLFVKRLFAMLVSPTAEQLAADLRSAPGEDAAITSATKRLLAQMCAGHIEPRMITPKLTSVLTPAVARQTCIGAGATASPERFVYRGWQYRHGTKIYSYEAFYAGSVVAIDVSVASAHKIASIDIARED
- a CDS encoding helix-turn-helix domain-containing protein is translated as MSYETQLTCPVQRTIALMGDKWKILVFIALSDGARRFGQIQRVLDGVTAKVLTRQLRDLERNGFLLRTVFAEVPPRVEYELTELGRSFLPIVQQLKEWSAAHADELMARHELISA